AACAGTGATCACAGTCTTGGCTTTTCACAGTTGCCATCCTCTGGTAGGGGAAACTTCTAAAAGTTGacttacacgcacacatacatacacacacaaacactcacacatatatatactgtgtatatatatgtgtgtgtgtgtgtgttttcatgtatgtataatattttcatatgttcataGTTTTCCTTTCTTAAAGTGAAAGCTAAggttaaaaaataagataaagaactTGGGCAGCTAAGTCACAGGAGACCAAAGGCACCACAAAACAAGCAaaggtaaaaaagtaaaatagagcGTCACGCAAGCACAGTGTAGCAGTGTTCTTATAAAGTGAGgccatattttcattgatattcaCATCCTTTCAAGACATAGCATCATCTTCTGCACTAACAGGGCGGGAATTAAAAACAGAGGCCAATTATCTCCATATATTTTTCGTATCACTTTACATTCCGATATGTTGCCTTTCACATCCGGAGGAGAAGACAGTTGTACGACACTGCAGGATTATTTCGGATCTTACCTAGATTATCACAgttgaaggtttttttgtaaacaaaatatgcagcGTATTGAGAGAAAATTGTGTAGTAATCTTTTGTTAGAGGTAGACAGGTGACgagatactgtacatacaaacgcacgcacacacacacaaaaacacacatatatatgttcaaatatatatatatatatatatatatatatatatatatatatatatatatatatatatatatatatatattatatatatttatttatttatttatatatgtgcatatatatataatacacatacttttcatatatacatatacatacacacatatatatatatattatatatatgtatatatatatatatatatatatatatatatatatatatatatatatatttaaatattaaatcataaggagagagagagagagagagagagagagagagagagagagaccataaaaaaaccataaattgCTAATCGGAAACCATCGGCAGCAAGTCTTTCCGTGAGAAAGTTTGGTATTTATAGGCCGTCAATAACTGAGGAGGACGTCACAACCCTTCACACCCAAAGCAGCTCGCAATGCgttcctcgttctctctcctGCTGGTGGTGCTGGCCCTCGGGTGCACAGTTGCAGAAAAGGTCCCAGACTTCGTCGTCCAAGGGAAGTGCCCTTACGTCGATGAGTACAGGCTCTGGGAGTATCAGAAGCCTAATCTTGCAAAGGTAAGGCTGATTTGGATGACTAAGGGATTCAGGTTATCTTTTTTGATTGGAAGTGGTTTCACTTAACGATTTCGACAGGGATTTAGACtgcacaaaacacaaacacacgcgcatctatgcatgtatatacatatacatatacatatatatatatatatatatatatatatatatatatatatatatatatatgaatatatatccaATTTTaccacagaaaactaaacaccGGGTGTAAATCTGACCGATTTCGACTTTATATCTAAGACATTATCAGACTATTTTATTCTCCCTGTGATAAAGTTAGACAAACAAACCACTTCTCAGTTCGATTATAATAACatcccccacacacacaatatatatatatatatatatatatatatatatatatatatatatatatatatatatatatatatatatatatatatatatatatatatactgtatatgttaggTGACAGTCCTAATGAAATTTCTGTTACAAAAATAGCGTATATTATACTCCGTTTTAGTGATGAAGTCAACAGCAGTTGGACAGAAAGCTATAagctgtgtacatatatatttttaatacactgtgtattttttcatatatgtatatacgtatataaatgtagtatatatgtacatatatataaatgtgtgatttacatgtatatatatatatatatatatatatatatatatatatatatatatatatatatatatatatatatatatatatatatatatatatatatatatatatatgtgtgtgtgtgtgtgtgtgtgtttgtgtgtaagagtaagcaataaaactatataatttcCTTGCTTTTGTTTTCCAGTTTGGAGGAGTGTGGTTCCAGTATGCTCTTACTAAGAACCCATATCAGTTACTGAGCCAGTGTGTCCGGCTACAGTACGATTTCAGTAAGTAATTCGCAAATTAgaaatacatttgcatatataagcACACTTATATGCAATTAAATGCATACCACACAAAATGTATGtcccataaatttttttcataatggagCAATTTTCACCTCCAAAGGGTGGCCATACATAAAAAGCATATGAAAGTCACCATAACATTAATGCTTTAACTGATAATGAATGAGACCCTCACCAAGTATAGAAAACCCCCAgagtgtgtatatactgtatatatatatatatatatatatatatatatatatatatatatatatatatatatatatatatatatatatatatacatatatacagtatatatatatatataatatatatatatatatacaaatatatatatatatatatatatacatatatatatatatatatatatataatataatttttcaaagccTGTGATTTACAATCGTATCTGTACTTTACCATTCAACAGATGGCAAGGGCTTCGATGCCACGGCCACGGGCATCAGCTACGAAGGGTCACTCCTGAAGAGATATGGTAATATTTCTCCTATGCCCCTCGGTGACCCTCATCTCATGGTTGACTTTGAAAACTGTAAGTGGATTCTGGTACTTTAGTGGTTTTCAAGAGTTAATGCTGAAGTGGTTATGTTTtgggaatatataataataataataataataataataataataataataataataataataataataataggaagcaCATTTAACAAAAGTACAACGCAAAACACGTTTCTATGTGCTGCAAATATTAGTAGTCTTAGCAACAGCCTTTTCTTccttgataaaatatattttgcagcctgttttgcatatatactgcatacttTTACGCGTTCTACTAAATAACATATAAGGGAGATGTTTGcttgtttttccatttaatgAAGGCAAATGGAACCAAATTTTTTCCAAGCTGTTTTCGAGTATCTTTAATCACGtagatttacaatttttttaagctCTTCCAACTCCTTTTGCGCACTCCTTTTATACAGTCGTATCACCTTATTTTACAGTTTCatagtatatttctttttacagttGAAGTAATTCTGAACCGGCATGCAACATGGGATTATCGTTCTGTTCTTTAACTTTTGCGTGCCTCCAAATCATAgacatttcaatattttgtttctcAACTTCTTCCAGCTGCTTTTTACCACTAGTAGTGAAATCGATTCAATATTTTGCTCTTCCGAATGTCTTCTTCCACAGCTTTTGCGCAGCTCCGCGCACGCGCATTTAACATTTCATTCACCACTTTCTCCCAACAGCTTTCGCCGCCCCTTTAGTCATCCTGGACACCGACTACAACAACTACGCCTGTCTGTACTCCTGCATAGACAATAACTTCGGCTACTACTCAGACTTCGCCTTCATTTTCACCCGAAATCCAACGCACGGCGACACCTATGCCGGCAAGTGCGAGGTCGCCTTCACGAGCATAGGTCTGGACACCAGCAGGTTCTACAAGACTACCCAGGGAGCGAACTGCCCTTACGAGACTCAGGAGACTCTTTAGAGAGTTTTCCAGAGAACCTTCTTGACGCTAGCACGTTCACTTcagttttctttctgtcttccaTTTACAttgtcatttgaaagaaattttcatttcaaaataaacaggAGACACTAAAGCACATAAGAGATTTTATTTAGTACTGATGCcctcacaaaaattatatatatttttgaagtctgccttttcaaaatatattgaaCGATTTGCAACACGCGtgattttttacaataataacccttcaggaaaaataaaaggcgtTTAAAGCTACATTTCCAAAATCAAAGAACTGAAATGGcataagatatttcaaaaaatgTGAATTCACTCGGCATTATTTACTGCGGTTACTGAAAAGAACTCCACATTTCAAGGCAATATGAACAACCGTGAATCCAACgatagtttttttgttattttgaataactttaatcaataaaattttgCTCCGTTTCCACGCTGAGATTTTTCACAAATTCTAATttatattaaacacaaaaagGATCCAAAAATGGTATACGGCAATTGGAGAGGTTTATCGTAAGGACCCAGTGCAAGATACTGTCTAGTGCTGATCCTACTACAGTCATGTAGCAACCTCGTCATGAGAATCAATGCTTAGAAACTAGGAACAGACGGTAGGAGGTTGGTATGAGATATCGTGTCACAAGATGATGGTCCTCAAAACCCACTGATCAAATCGGCACTGTTCTTACAACTTCACCGGTGAACACTTCGGAGAAGGAATCCTAGTGCGCTCCCGAATGACATCTTTCCCTGCACAGTGAAATCTGGGTCACTTGCGTGTTAACTCCCACATGATTAAGTTTGAACGTGCCATTTCTCCTCCAAAAGACATCTTGGAGGTATAAAAAAAGCaggaaattaaaaatcataacctatttgaacatttatttattaataacatgGTAAAGAACGAAAAACTGCTGGTGTACCTTCACATACGAATCTGAAACAGAAGTAGAGCACTGGATTCTCCTAGAATGTAGCCTTCAGCCTACTGGGATTTGTCTCTACTAATCAGACGGTATTAGATATTcggtgaattttgaaatttatttcaatctgttgtactgaaatgaaattcaaagtTTCGGTGAGATTTGAATTTAATTCCAGTTTGTCACACTGAAATGAAATTCTA
This Macrobrachium rosenbergii isolate ZJJX-2024 chromosome 42, ASM4041242v1, whole genome shotgun sequence DNA region includes the following protein-coding sequences:
- the LOC136827694 gene encoding crustacyanin-C1 subunit-like, which gives rise to MRSSFSLLLVVLALGCTVAEKVPDFVVQGKCPYVDEYRLWEYQKPNLAKFGGVWFQYALTKNPYQLLSQCVRLQYDFNGKGFDATATGISYEGSLLKRYGNISPMPLGDPHLMVDFENSFAAPLVILDTDYNNYACLYSCIDNNFGYYSDFAFIFTRNPTHGDTYAGKCEVAFTSIGLDTSRFYKTTQGANCPYETQETL